CCATTGCAGTAACTGCTGCTGACATTCCAGCAGCTCCAGTACCTATTATCACTATATCATAATACATAAAAAATCATTTATAATTAGGTTTATAAAATTTTCGGTCGTATAGATTGATTTTTAAATAGATTAAAATTATAATACTAATTAGAATACTTAAACTTGAAAGTATTAGAAGCCATTCAAGCGGTAAAAGGTTATATAAAAATAAGGGATTAAAAGGAAATTCTGTTTTCCATTATTGCTAAAATTCCATCAATTAACCCCACAGTTGGACTTATATTACTTGTCATTTGAACAAACTGATTTGTATATATTGAAGATAATGGTACGTTAGTAAAGTTAGATGGTAATACACCAGCATCAATCAATGCGCTTTCCGCAAGTTTAAGTGCGGTAGCGTTAATTAATGCCAAAGACGAATTTGTTGCATATACGACTGTATGTAAATATTCTAGGGCCTCACTTTGAGTAAAATTCTCAAATTTTACCATAAATTGGATAGCAGAACTTGCATTAGAATAATAATCCTGCATTATTTTATACGTAGCTTCTATCACTTTTACGATTATATTAGGGTGTTGAGTTATGAAGCTATCCGTAGCTACTATATACTCTGCTGGCCAATCTTGGCTAACAACATAAATTTCTCTTAGCTGTCCACTTTGTATAAAATGTTGAACATCCCAGACGTTTACAATAGTTGCATCTACTTTTCCGGAAAGTAACGCAGCTATTTGAGCTTTAGGAGAACCAACGTATACATGAGTATAATTATTTCCCCATCCTAACTTACCGGCCATTAGTTCTAAAGTTACAGTATCAAAACTTCCCGGGGCACTATTCGCAAATGTTTTCCCTTCTAATTGAGATATATTATAAAATGATGAGTCATTTCTAACTAAAACTGCAGCAGTATATGGAGAATCATCCCATACAGCAACAATTTTTATTGGAACACCTTCAGCTATAGCAGTAAGTATACTAAATGTGTTTACAAATCCTATTTGAGCCTTGCCCGTAGCTAGCGCATGAATAACTGACCCACCACCAGATGGAAACCCTACTATGGTAGCTTGAGGTAAATATTTTTGAAACAGTCCATTTTGGTATGCCCAATACAAGGGTATAGGATCTGATCCCGCAAGTGTTATTGCAATAGTAAATTTCTGTGAGGAATTTGATGCGTTAGTATAGTAGTATCCTAGTCCTGCTCCTATTGCTACTATAATTACAATTACCGCTATGATTACTGCTAGTGTCCTACTTATAGCTTTCCTCACCTTAGTCCTAATCATAACTAAACCACCTAAAAATAAGGAATAAATATAAACTAATAAATCTTTTGCAAATATACTACATTATAAATATGGAGTTACGTAAGAAAGATTGCTAAAATTATATTTTGATTTTTTATATGAAAATTGTTAGACAACAGACGAAATCCATGTTAAGTTAAGCTTTTTATTCTTATTTAACATAAGTAGAATAATGAGTGGAGATAGTGAGGCTATAATTAGAATTAGAAACGTTCATAAATATTTTTCTAGTACAAGTACTAAATTAGAAGTCCTTAGAAATGTTAATTTAGAGGTTAAAAGACGAAGCTTTTTAACATTTATAGGACCTAGTGGATGTGGAAAGTCAACGCTCCTATCAATAATTGGGGGTCTCACTAGACCTTCCGCTGGCGAAGTTTATATAGAGAATACCAAAGTTGAAGGACCTAGACCAGATAAGATTGCTATAGTTTTTCAAGATCCTGCACTATTACCATGGCGAACGGTAATGGGAAATGTGGAGTTTGGATTAGAAATTCGAGGTATACCTAAGAAGGAAAGAAAAGATATAGCCCAGAAATATATTGACTTAGTTGGATTATCCAGATTTGAGGACTATTACCCTACTCAATTATCTGGTGGCATGAGACAAAGAGTAGCCATAGCTAGGGCATTAGCTGTAGACCCAGAAATACTATTAATGGATGAGCCTTTTGCCAATTTAGATGAACAAAGTCGTCTTCTGTTAGGATTAGATCTAGTCAAAATATGGCAAAAAACTGGGAAAACTATCGTGTTCGTTACTCATAGTATTCAAGAGGCTGCTCTTCTATCAACGGAAATTGCATTATTTACTCGTAGACCAGGTACTATAAAGGAAATTGTGAAGATAGATATAGAACATCCTAGATCAATAGAGGACGATAATGTAGTTAGGGTAAGGAAATATGTTTGGGACAGATTAAGAGAGGAGATTAGCTAGGTGATTTAATGAAGGTCAAAGAATTATTATATAGAATTATCGTCCTCATAGTGATATTAGTCCTATGGCAAGTATTGCCAACTTTGAAATTAATAAGCCCATACGTTCTTTCTCCTTTATCGTCAGCAATAACTACTTTTCCTCAACTGTTTAATACTAATGGTTTAATCCCTGGAGGTTTAATTCCACAATTGCTAACTACTTTAACTGAGTTAGGTTTAGCATTTGCATTTAGTGCAGTAGTAGGCCTAATTGTAGGATTAATCCTAGGATACTTCAAGCTAGTTGGTGATGCTTACGAACCTTTAATTTACCTGGTCTACGCAATACCTGGCTCTATCTATTATCCAGTATTATTTCTAACCTTAGGATTAGGAGTTCAGTCAAAAATTGCCTTAGGTTTCTTATTTGGCGTTTTCCCATTAATTATCAACATCATTTCTGGTTCAAAGAAGCTTAACCAATTATATATTCGCTTAGCAAGATCAATGGGAGCTAATGGTTTTCAAGTTTTCACTAAAATAATGATTCCTGCTCTGGCCCCATATATAATGAGTGGATTAAGACTATCGTTAGTATTTTCTTTCATAGGAGTGATACTAGGTGAGGTAATTGCGTCTAAAGGTGGCTTAGGTTTTGCAATAAGTGTAGCTAACTATAACTTTGAGACGCCATTAATGTACGACTATATTATAGTTGTAATATTTCTTGCAGCACTTTTTTTAGGAATAATTCTTATGATTGAAAGAAAGGTGTTCAGATATGGAAGCTAAAACAAAAAGAACTATCTACATAACTACAATTCAGATAGCCAGTATAGTTATATTCTTCCTTATATGGCAATACCTTGTTCAATCTGGAATAGTATCAACATTATTTCTAGCACCGCCTTCTTCAGTAATAGTAAATTCTCCTAATATATTAAGAGAACCTTTTGTATACACTAGAATCCTTTTCACGATATGGATTACAATCTCAGCATTTATATTTACGATAGTTATAGGGACATTAATAGGACTTCTTTTAGGCTTATTTATGTATCTAAGATCAACATTCGAACCCTATATGCTACTCCTTTACTCTATACCAAAAGCGATATTTATACCAATATTCTGGACCCTTTTCGGTCTTGGTTTCTCATATCAGTTCTGGTTTGCTGCATTTGGAGGAATTATCCCAATGGTAATTAACGTAATGTATGGAGTTAAAGACATTGATCCACAGCTTGTAAACCTTGCTAAATCATATGGTGCAAAGTCTTATCAGATCTACTATAAGATAATATTGCCATCAATCTTACCTAGCGTATTAGGAGGTGCGAGAATATCCCTTAGAAGTGTTCTAGCTGATGTGATTGCCGCGGAAGAATTCGTAGGAACTACTGGTGTAGGGTATTTAGCACAATATTACGCCTCTAACTTCTTAACGGTTGAGCTTTATACTGTAGTTGTAGTAGTGGCGTTAATAGGCATGGCCCTCTATTATATAATATCAAGAATAGAAAAAAGAGTGTTAAAGTGGAATGTAACTCTAGGTTGACTTTTTATCTAGTTATTTATTCCTTATATTTTTCCTTCCTATATAATCCGAAGGCATCAAATATTGGCTTATCTGAATACGAAAAGACAATTGCTGGTTTATCATCATTATTAATTATCCTATATTTTGTCCATGAGGGTATTACTATGGGATCACGCGTTTTTAGATCAAGCCGTAAACTACCTATACTAGATTCTATTATGTCAAAGGTAACAGTACCTTCAACCGGAATAAATACCTCATTCTCTGTACTTCTTAAAGGCTTTAATTCAGTTTTAGGCCTTATTAGCCTCATTTTTATGCTTATTGTTGGTAAAGCGGGACCACCATTAACTGGATTTAAATATTCTACAATAATACCCTCATTCTCATCTACTTTATTATGCTCATCAAGCTCAGTTAAGGCTTTCTTAGTTCTTGAGTAGGAGTATTTTATTAAGGGATTATAAGACTGATAATTAATATTTAAAGGCTTTAAACTATACCCTAAACTATCTAAAATCACATCACCCTTCTCACTAGTTTGGAACTTCTCTTCACTCTTTTGATAAAAGATTGCACCTAGATATAATAGAAATGGACTATCAAGACCAGAGAACCATATTAAATCAGTTTTCCCATCATTATGATGCTCATGTAATGTCCAATTTGATTGCACTAATACATCTCCTACTTCTAGGTTCATCTTGTAACCATCATAAATTATATACGCACCTTCATTAGGAGCTTCCAAGATTAATCTCAAATTGGTTGGCGTATGTCTGTGAGCTGGAGCGGATTCACCAGCTTTAATCAATTGTATTCCTCCAGTTAAAGTTGGCGCTATTGCCAAATTGTCAAAGGGCTTAGTATCTTTAAGGCCAGGGTTAACTAAGTGTATTACTCTTCTTTCCGATTCTTTAGGAGATATATATTGAGAAATACTGTAAAGAAATTTTTTAGCTATCTCATAGTCCCACTTATATGGAATTATTATCGGCTCAGGAGAATTCGTGAAAATGGATTTCTTCCCTTGCCTCTTAGCCTCTTCTGGGAATAATCCTACATAAATATTGTATTTAGCCATTTCATCTAAGATATTTCTTAATTCCTCACTAATTCTGGAAGACATATTCATGCACATAGTGTTCTTATCTATATAACTAATAAACTTTACTCAATGTTAGGAAAAACTTAGACATATTGCAAAGCATCTTTTATCCTCAATTGTGTTAAGCTATTGAAATTTAGGACGTTATTTTAATTTATGAGTAGAACACAAATATGATGCTAATTCTGAAAAGTTACATGAACATATGATCGCTTATGTAGCATTATTTAGAGATTATGACACTTTATATTTTCCTACCCGCATTTTTGTAACTACTGAAAATTCTTCTTGTCTTAAAAGAAAAACGTTCGGTAGGAACGGACTAACTAAGTGGTAGGAAAGTTTTTATATATGATAACATGGATTAATCTTAAGATGAAAAAATATTTGTTATCCATTATGGGAACATTTTATGTTAGTGAGGGTATAATAACTGGATTATTATTTTATTGGCTTCTCTCTTTGTCACGCATAACTGAAAACACTACAATTAACGTGAGAGAATCTCACATCACAGCCACATTCTTCACACTAGGTATATTAGCGTATTTGCTTGGTTTAAGACATGCCTTAGATGCGGATCATCTAGCTGCAATAGATAATTCCACACGAAAGTTAGTTCAAGAGAAAAAACCATCTCATTTCACCGGCTTATTCTTTTCATTGGGTCACTCTAGTGTGGTTATAATCCTGGCATCTATATTAATAGTTGCCACAAGATATATTGCATCCAATATACCAGCTTTGGAAAATATTGGGAGTATTATAGGGACATTAATAAGTGGTGGTTTCCTATATATCATAGGTTTACTTAATTTGCTGGTATTATTAGAAATTTACAATATATATGTACTATTAAAAAGAAATGAAGATATTGATGATAAGAAATATGAAGAAGTTCTATTAAAAAGGGGGTTTATGAACAGATTCTTCAAGAAACTCTTCAAGATAGTAGATAAGCAATATTATATGTATCCTATAGGCTTTTTATTTGGTTTAGGGTTTGATACAGCATCAGAAACAGCACTTCTCGCAATCTCAGCAACTGCATCAGGAATTTTCTTAAAAGTACCGCTATGGAGCTTGCTCATATTTCCATTCTTATTCACTGCAGGAATGACACTTATAGATGCAACTGATGGATTCTTCATGAGTAATGCTTACAACTGGGCTTTTTTAGGGGATCCAATAAAGAAGTTATGGTATAATTTAACCATGACCTCTATTTCGATATTGATAGCATACCTCGTAGGCACACTAGAATTGCTAGGATTAGTTCAATCACAACTTAATTTAAATGGATTCTTCTGGAACTTAATTTCAGAGATAAATGGGAATTTGTGGTGGGGTAATATTGGCATAATAATAGTTATCACGTTTGCTATTTCGTGGCTATTGTCATATATCCTCTATAAGACTAGAATTAAAAAATAAATTAAAAAATTTTGGACTAAACTGACTTTTATCCGTGATGTCTTATCCATTCAGCAGGATCTCTTGCATATTCCTCGTAACTTCCAGGTACGCTAATTCCGGGTATTGGAGGAATCCAATCCTCCTTTAATAATTCGTCGGGATCACCATACTTTTTGGCTAATTCTCTAACTTCTGGATCATCAAGGGCTGTCAAATGCCCATTATCAATAACCCTAATCTCTTGACCAGTCCTTGTCTTTATCTCATATGTTGGAAAGAGTAAGTGAACATGCAAATGACCATATGGTATACCGTTGGCAGCAGCCCATCTTTCACTTTCTCCTCTCCACCTAGTTCCGAAACCAACATGTATAACGCCAGATCTACTTCTTTCAACCTCATTTGTCCCACTTAACATTAAGACGTTTCTAGGTCTTCTAACTTTAGGATTAGTTCCTATTGCCATTTCCCATAACCAGAATAGACCTTTATCTGGGAATTCCGGATATTTTATGTTTAAAGTCTCCTCATGTAGCTTTCTCCAAGCCTCACCATAAGGCCCTCCACCCTCAATCTTCTGAATCCTACCCTTCTCGATATAAATTCTTATTTGCGGAAATGGTCTAGTTAAATGAGAAGTGGTACCAGCAATAACACCAATAGCATCTTCCTCAGGAATTATGGGGGGAGTAGGATGTCCAAATAAGTGGCCTAAGGCTGGTCTTGGACCAAATCCTCCTCTCTCATCTAATGTCCTATCATAATACTTTTCATTCAATGTGAACTCTAATTCTGTACCTTCTGGATCTGTTAGCCTCACCTTACCGCCCTTACCTAAATCATATATCATCTTCCAAGTTTTTACGTTTATTAAGTAATTTAATTTAGAAGGAAAGATAGTAGATTTTGAGAGAAAAGCATCCTTACTTTGCCATGGAAATGCTTCAAAATTATATGGAAGTGGCTCTCCTTTAGCATTGGTCTTAGGTATAGGTCCACCTCGTCCATGAATAAGGAGATCATAACCATTATCCTTAGCGTAATTTAAAACTCTCTCTTGATAATCATACCATCTTGGTTTTACCCACCATGGTTCCTTTCTAAAAATTCTGTTTATCTCATCATCATATCTAAGCTCCCTATCCTCTCCATCATCAAGTATCATGACATCAACAACACCTACTCCTTTTTTTCTAAAAGCTCTAACTAGAGCATTTATAATTTCAGGATCATGTAAGTTGCTTGCTGCTATCAGAACTTTTCCTCCCGGTTTGATATCTCCATACCTCACGAAACCTGTTTGGTTTCTGCTTGCATAATCCTTATATTTTTGAGGGATACTAACGAGGTACTCTGCAAAACCATCTAAGGTTGGATTTGCACTTATTAATTTTCTTAACTCAATTATCTTAGGATCTTCTTCCGGATCTTCAGGGACTCCTCCATCCGGATAGATTATTCCTATACTCTCGTCTTCATCACACATGAAATTCCCCTTTATTGTTAGAAATAATAGTTTAAAAGCTTTTCTTAACTTGTATTTGCTTCTTAATTATTTCCAGATAATTCATTTATAAATTTACTCTCAAGTAAAACATTGATAAACTATACTACATATTTTTTATTTTTTAAAAATTAAATAAAATTAACAAACCTCTCGGAGTCATTAGTCACTTGTAATGCTAAATCTTATGTTTGTAGTAAAATTATGTTTATCCTTAAATGGATAGATTAAATTTAATATCATTGATTATCGTAGATACTATCAAATAAATTAGAGGCATATACCATTGGTAAACCTAAATTGATAACATTTTAAACTTATTAGCCGGCAACACTAGTAAAAAAATATGGGGAAATTTGAGAGGATAGACATCTTCTGTCATATCACACCTAAGAAATTTATACAAGAATATGTAAAAAGTATGGTAGTGCACTTTCTAAGACTAATAGAAACTAATGTAAAAGACGAGTTCACGTATTTTTCTGATCCAGAATATAGGATAAGATATATGAATAAATTTGGAATAGATATTGAGGTACTAACTTTAGGTCCCACAGGTGATCTATGGAATGTGGTACAAAATCGTGATTTGCCTAAACTAGTTAGAGTGGCTAATGATTCTTTAGCAGAAATAGTAAATAAGTACCCAGATAAGTTTATAGGAATAGGTGTTCTCCCAGCCATATATGAAGGTTTCATAGATGAGGTCAAGCGATCTATCAGAGATTTAGGCTTTAAGGGAGTTATGATTCTGAGTAACTTAGTGGGAAAGCCAGTTGATGCAGACGAAATGGATTCATTTTATCAATTTATGTCCTCTCAGAATTTGCCAGTCTTCATTCACCCTACTAATCCTCCTTATGGGAACTCTTATCCATGGGCAAGGGAATATAGATTAATTCAGATGTTAGGCTG
The nucleotide sequence above comes from Sulfolobus tengchongensis. Encoded proteins:
- a CDS encoding ABC transporter substrate-binding protein, producing the protein MIRTKVRKAISRTLAVIIAVIVIIVAIGAGLGYYYTNASNSSQKFTIAITLAGSDPIPLYWAYQNGLFQKYLPQATIVGFPSGGGSVIHALATGKAQIGFVNTFSILTAIAEGVPIKIVAVWDDSPYTAAVLVRNDSSFYNISQLEGKTFANSAPGSFDTVTLELMAGKLGWGNNYTHVYVGSPKAQIAALLSGKVDATIVNVWDVQHFIQSGQLREIYVVSQDWPAEYIVATDSFITQHPNIIVKVIEATYKIMQDYYSNASSAIQFMVKFENFTQSEALEYLHTVVYATNSSLALINATALKLAESALIDAGVLPSNFTNVPLSSIYTNQFVQMTSNISPTVGLIDGILAIMENRISF
- a CDS encoding ABC transporter ATP-binding protein, whose protein sequence is MSGDSEAIIRIRNVHKYFSSTSTKLEVLRNVNLEVKRRSFLTFIGPSGCGKSTLLSIIGGLTRPSAGEVYIENTKVEGPRPDKIAIVFQDPALLPWRTVMGNVEFGLEIRGIPKKERKDIAQKYIDLVGLSRFEDYYPTQLSGGMRQRVAIARALAVDPEILLMDEPFANLDEQSRLLLGLDLVKIWQKTGKTIVFVTHSIQEAALLSTEIALFTRRPGTIKEIVKIDIEHPRSIEDDNVVRVRKYVWDRLREEIS
- a CDS encoding ABC transporter permease, whose amino-acid sequence is MKVKELLYRIIVLIVILVLWQVLPTLKLISPYVLSPLSSAITTFPQLFNTNGLIPGGLIPQLLTTLTELGLAFAFSAVVGLIVGLILGYFKLVGDAYEPLIYLVYAIPGSIYYPVLFLTLGLGVQSKIALGFLFGVFPLIINIISGSKKLNQLYIRLARSMGANGFQVFTKIMIPALAPYIMSGLRLSLVFSFIGVILGEVIASKGGLGFAISVANYNFETPLMYDYIIVVIFLAALFLGIILMIERKVFRYGS
- a CDS encoding ABC transporter permease encodes the protein MEAKTKRTIYITTIQIASIVIFFLIWQYLVQSGIVSTLFLAPPSSVIVNSPNILREPFVYTRILFTIWITISAFIFTIVIGTLIGLLLGLFMYLRSTFEPYMLLLYSIPKAIFIPIFWTLFGLGFSYQFWFAAFGGIIPMVINVMYGVKDIDPQLVNLAKSYGAKSYQIYYKIILPSILPSVLGGARISLRSVLADVIAAEEFVGTTGVGYLAQYYASNFLTVELYTVVVVVALIGMALYYIISRIEKRVLKWNVTLG
- a CDS encoding HoxN/HupN/NixA family nickel/cobalt transporter produces the protein MKKYLLSIMGTFYVSEGIITGLLFYWLLSLSRITENTTINVRESHITATFFTLGILAYLLGLRHALDADHLAAIDNSTRKLVQEKKPSHFTGLFFSLGHSSVVIILASILIVATRYIASNIPALENIGSIIGTLISGGFLYIIGLLNLLVLLEIYNIYVLLKRNEDIDDKKYEEVLLKRGFMNRFFKKLFKIVDKQYYMYPIGFLFGLGFDTASETALLAISATASGIFLKVPLWSLLIFPFLFTAGMTLIDATDGFFMSNAYNWAFLGDPIKKLWYNLTMTSISILIAYLVGTLELLGLVQSQLNLNGFFWNLISEINGNLWWGNIGIIIVITFAISWLLSYILYKTRIKK
- a CDS encoding amidohydrolase family protein; this translates as MGKFERIDIFCHITPKKFIQEYVKSMVVHFLRLIETNVKDEFTYFSDPEYRIRYMNKFGIDIEVLTLGPTGDLWNVVQNRDLPKLVRVANDSLAEIVNKYPDKFIGIGVLPAIYEGFIDEVKRSIRDLGFKGVMILSNLVGKPVDADEMDSFYQFMSSQNLPVFIHPTNPPYGNSYPWAREYRLIQMLGWPYDTSLAMARVVFSGILDRYPNLKFVIHHAGAMIPFFSKRIEGFYDEAVEYPEVYGGETFRKLNKHPIEYFKNNFYVDTVLNGNTSALRASYEFYGIDHMVFATDYPFGPEKGERWTRDILNSVIELKLDDYNQEKIFSKNARQLLRI